A region from the Acyrthosiphon pisum isolate AL4f chromosome A1, pea_aphid_22Mar2018_4r6ur, whole genome shotgun sequence genome encodes:
- the LOC107883917 gene encoding uncharacterized protein LOC107883917: MKLFRLIKNSNDTSLLQEDLSFLANWCDINKLPLNFEKCKVMSFTRSRNTILHTYSLRNHHLHRVKEFCDLGVIFESDLTFNHHIQHIINKSSSILGFITRNCKDFKNHNSLTILFMSLVRSKLEYNSTVWSPYLNTQIQCIGNVQNRFLRFMSYKCNIILVPHSSYQPLLNTFNIQSLANRRKVNDLIFLFKLLNGFFFCPELLSFLNFSVPQVRTRSSIITTFYINNHKTNYALSAPINRMMAIVNDIQIEFFNFSPNSVDFFNSFVRKKMY, from the coding sequence ATGAAATTGTTCCGTctcataaaaaatagtaatgataCATCTTTATTACAAGAAGATTTAAGTTTTTTAGCTAATTGGtgtgatattaataaattacctttaAACTTCGAAAAATGCAAAGTTATGTCCTTCACGAGATCTCGTAACACAATTCTTCACACTTATAGTTTACGTAACCACCATTTACATCGTGTAAAGGAATTTTGTGATCTTGGTGTCATATTCGAGTCTGATTTAACCTTTAATCACCACATTCaacatattatcaataaatcatCTTCGATATTAGGCTTTATTACAAGAAACTGTAAAGACTTCAAAAACCATAACTCATTAACAATTCTATTTATGTCCTTAGTTAGATCTAAGCTTGAATATAATTCAACAGTTTGGTCTCCCTATTTAAACACGCAAATTCAATGCATTGGGAATGTCCAAAATCGCTTTCTCCGTTTTATGtcctataaatgtaatattatacttgtacctCACTCGTCTTATCAACCCTTGTTGAACACATTTAACATCCAGAGCTTAGCAAACAGAAGAAAGGTAAATGatctaatatttttgttcaaactaCTAAACGGTTTTTTCTTCTGTCCGGAGCTAttgagttttttaaatttttctgttCCTCAAGTCAGAACTAGATCATCAATCATAActactttttatataaataatcacaaAACTAATTATGCGTTATCCGCTCCTATAAATAGAATGATGGCTATCGTTAATGAtatacaaattgaattttttaatttcagtccAAATTCTGtcgattttttcaatagttttgtaagaaaaaaaatgtattag
- the LOC100162416 gene encoding U2 snRNP-associated SURP motif-containing protein: TDEIKGSFDSGDPNTTNLYLGNLNPKITEAQLKEVFGKYGPLASIKIMWPRSDEEKARGRNCGFVAYMSRKDGERALKNLNGKDVMSYEMKMGWGKSVPIPPHPIYIPPALLAITLPPPLSGLPFNAQPILPLKEKKNHGHARQDAGYVDTGQPVEKILPQTIIKVVIPTERNLLMLIHHMIEFVIREGPLFEAMIMNKELNNPMFQFLFDNCSPTHIYYRWKLFSILQGDSTKDWRIDEFRMFLNGSIWRPPPMNPYTVGMPEDLVPDEDLITRTKGTLSVSQRERFEDLIRNINPERLKVAEVMVFCVEHNDAVEEICDCIQESLCNATTALHKKIARLYLISDILHNCSLKIINATQFRRGFETRLIPIMEEALKTYKSLDSHSQANGFKQRIMQIFRAWEDWDIYPKEFLFKCQNTFLGLSINDIPQELIDSREELQYNTNSKSINESDNIDGAPLSDPENLDYEYLDGIPLDGATLLKHAYDDTPTRDTDIDGTPLLDDDIGDVPLTGESVEKNIKAAAFVPSKWETVDPHEAEEQAMTTTKWEMLERENKSYNSESVNQDLPDDFNETRENADDRRAKLREIEIKVMQYQDELESGKRVLKGGWNIYQQVEHYRHKLLKKVQKSPEKELKLEKEKKDKHKINKRLSPDEDYRDGKKKKRSRSPLNSSAYSKWSSHSTRSDNLSPLSRKRPNSPQRNNKKTRISPIKSPRSLSRRRDRERDEKLNYRHKRSHSQSPHRHHVQTPPTPLSQTSQKHKYKYKY; encoded by the exons ACTGATGAAATTAAAGGTTCATTTGATTCAGGCGATCCAAATACTACAAACCTATACTTAGGAAACCTTAACCCTAAA attactGAAGCTCAGTTAAAGGAAGTTTTTGGAAAATATGGTCCTTTggcaagtattaaaataatgtggCCTAGGTCTGATGAAGAAAAGGCAAGAGGGCGTAACTGTGGTTTTGTAGCTTATATGAGTCGTAAAGATGGAGAAAGAGcattaaagaatttaaatg gcAAAGATGTTATGTCGTATGAGATGAAAATGGGTTGGGGTAAAAGTGTACCCATACCACCTCACCCAATTTATATTCCTCCAGCTTTATTAGCTATAACATTGCCTCCTCCTCTTTCTGGATTACCTTTCAATGCTCAGCCTATTTTGccactaaaagaaaaaaag AATCATGGACATGCACGACAAGATGCAGGATATGTTGATACAGGCCAACCAGTTGAAAag ATTTTACCGCAGACTATCATTAAAGTGGTTATACCCACAGAAag aaatttgcTGATGCTCATACATCACATGATTGAATTTGTAATACGGGAAGGACCATTATTTGAAGCTATGATAATGAACAAAGAGTTGAATAATCCAATGTTTCA aTTTTTGTTTGACAATTGTTCACCAACTCATATATACTACAGATGGAAGCTATTTTCTATATTACAAGGTGATTCTACTAAAGATTGGCGTATTGATGAGTTCCGCATGTTTTTGAATGGATCAATTTGGAGACCACCACCAATGAATCCATATACTGTCGGCATGCCAGAAGATCTCGTTCCCGATGAAGATTTGATAACGAGGACTAAGGGAACGTTAAGCGTATCTCAAAGAGAGCGATTTGAAGATCTCATTAGAAATATAAATCCTGAGCGTTTAAAAGTAGCTGAAGTCATGGTATTTTGTGTAGAACATAATGATGCTGTAGAAGAAATATGTGATTGCATTCAAGAATCATTATGTAATGCTACAACTGCATtacataaaaaa attGCACGGCTTTATTTGATATCAGATATTCTACATAATTGTAGTTTAAAGATTATAAATGCAACACAATTTAGAAGAgg ATTTGAAACAAGATTGATTCCTATAATGGAAGAAGCCCTTAAGACTTATAAGAGTTTAGATTCTCATAGTCAAGCAAATGGTTTTAAACAACGTATAATGCAGATTTTCCGTGCTTGGGAAGACTGGGATATTTATCCAAAAGAATTCTTGTTTAAATGCCAAAATACTTTTCTTGGACTTTCAATAAATGAt atACCTCAAGAACTAATTGATTCTCGTGAAGAATtgcaatataatacaaattcaaaatctATTAATGAGTCTGATAATATAGATGGAGCCCCTTTATCAGATCCTGAAAATCTAGATTATGAGTATTTAGATGGTATACCTTTAGACGGTGCTACATTGTTAAAACACGCATATGATGACACACCTACAAGAGATACAGACATTGATGGTACACCAT TATTAGATGATGATATTGGAGATGTGCCATTAACAGGAGAGtcagtagaaaaaaatatcaaagcaGCTGCATTTGTTCCATCTAAATGGGAAACTGTAGACCCTCATGAAGCTGAAGAACAAGCAATGACCACTACCAAATGGGAGATGTTAGAAAgagaaaataaaagttataatagtgAATCCGTCAATCAAGATTTGCCAGATGACTTTAATGAAAcaag agAAAATGCTGATGATCGAAGAGCTAAATTAAGagaaatagaaataaaagtTATGCAATATCAAGATGAATTAGAATCTGGCAAACGAGTATTAAAAGGTGGATGGAATATATATCAACAAGTGGAACATTATAGACATAAGCTACttaaaaaagtacaaaagtCTCcc gaaaaggaATTGAAATTGGAGaaggaaaaaaaagataaacaCAAAATCAATAAAAGATTAAGCCCTGATGAAGACTATCGTGATGGTAAGAAAAAGAAACGATCTAGGAGTCCTTTAAATAGTTCTGCCTATAGTAAATGGTCATCTCATAGCACAag AAGTGATAATCTAAGTCCTCTTTCAAGAAAAAGACCAAATTCACCAcaacgtaataataaaaaaacaagaatatCACCAATTAAATCTCCCCGTTCATTATCAAGAAGAAGAGACCGTGAACGCGATGAAAAGCTTAACTATAGACACAAAAGATCACATTCACAATCACCTCATCGGCATCATGTACAGACACCTCCTACACCATTGTCACAAACATCACAAAagcacaaatacaaatacaaatattga